The genome window GGCGCGGTTCTACCGTAGATCGCGCGAGGCCGCGGCGGTCGCCGCGGCAGGGAGGGGATCCACCACTGGAGGTGGTTGTCGCAATGGCGGACACTCGACGTCTTCCAGGACCGAACGCCGATATCTGGGATTGGCAGATACGGGGCTCCTGCAGAGGCATGGACAGCGCGTACTTCTTCCATCCCGACGGCGAACGGGGGCCGGCGCGGGCCCGGCGCGAGGCGAAGGCAAAAGAGGTTTGCCAGCGTTGCCCCGTACTTGAGCAGTGCCGACGGCACGCACTCACGGTGCAGGAGCCGTACGGAATCTGGGGCGGGCTGTCCGAATCCGAACGCGAAGTGATCATAAAGTCCCGCAAGCGCCGGGTCGCCGCGCTGGCCAGCTGACCTGGCAGAAGCGGCGGACCCGGCATCGCCGGCCGCACCGGCCGCCGAATGACCACGAGGGGCGTCATTCGTCGGCGTGGCGGGGTGGCGATACACCTCGGGGCGGCACCCACGTGGGTGCCGCCCCGAGTTCTGTTCGCGTGGCGCGCCGTTCACGGCCACCACCGTCACGAACGTCAGTGCGAGTGGCCGTGGCCGTGCCCGGCCGCCGCGGAGTCCTCCTCCTCCGGCTTGTCCACCACAGCGCTCTCGGTGGTGAGCACCATGCGGGCGATGGAGGCCGCGTTGGCGACGGCGGAGCGCGTCACCTTCAGCGGGTCCACGATGCCCGGCTGGACCAGGTCGCCGAAGGTCAGCGTCGCGGCGTTGTAGCCCTGACCCCAGTCCAGGTCGCGGACCTTGGAGACCACGACCGCGCCCTCCTGGCCCGCGTTGCTGGCGATCCAGAACAGCGGGGCCTCCAGGGCGGTCCGGACCAGCCGGACGCCGGTGGCCTCGTCACCGGAGAG of Saccharopolyspora erythraea contains these proteins:
- a CDS encoding WhiB family transcriptional regulator, which encodes MADTRRLPGPNADIWDWQIRGSCRGMDSAYFFHPDGERGPARARREAKAKEVCQRCPVLEQCRRHALTVQEPYGIWGGLSESEREVIIKSRKRRVAALAS